The stretch of DNA GTGATGCCGAGCGAGAGCGCCTCCTGGCAAACGGAGTATGTGATCGGCGACGTACAACACCAGGTGCAGGGTCACGCGGTCTATGGCCGACCCTACGGCAGTGACGCCGATGTACTGCTGGCCATCCAGACCCTGTTTTTTATGGCGGGCTGCCCAGAGGACAACTCGATCAGCTTCACGCCCAGTGCAGTCTTGAAACTCATGATCAATGCGCCCTCTGGCCGGGAGTACACCCGCATCCGTGAAGCCCTGCTCAGACTGTCTGGCGTGAAATGGAAGTTGACCCGCACCCGCTGGGACGCCAAGAAAAACAAACTCATCGGGAAAACCAACGTCAGTGGCTTGCTTTCAAGTCTGGAATTGGTGGACGATGTCTCCGGCAGCGACAAAGCTTTCGGAGAGCGAACCCTCAACGAGCAGGCCGTGATTCAGCTCACCTTCACACCAGACTTCGCCGCCACCATTCGCGATGGGCTCTTTCAGATTCTGGACGGTGAACTGCTCTCACGCCTCGGTCAACCCAGTGCCAGAAGCCTCTACCGGGTACTGCAAGCCCACCGGATCCAGACTGATGACACTCTCAGCCACGAATTGAGCGTCTCGGCCAACGATTGGCTGCGCGCCTGCGGGATGGAGTCAGACCGCTTCGACAACGCCAAGCGAACTCTTGATGCAGCCCAGACCCGGCTACTCGACGAGGGGTACTTGAAAAACGCCAGCTTCACGGGCCGGGGCAAGGCTGGAACGTTTCAGTACACTTTTGCCTCTGCCCCCGAACCTAAACTGGTGGATCTGCTTCTGGCCAGGGGCGTGACCCGGCCTGTGGCCGAGACGCTCTCAGCGGACCATCCTGACCGGGTGCAGCCAGCTATACGGTCCGTGGATGAACGCCTCACCAGTGGCTGGAAGCCCCGCTCTTTACCTGCCTCACTGGTAGACGCCGTACGGAACCCAGCGAAGTGGGGCTACGCTGTAGCTCCTGAGAAGGTCAGGAAGGGGCCTGCCAAGACGCGCCCTGACTCTGACCCACTTCCTGAGCCGCCAGACCCCAGAGAGGTCATTTTGAGCAGTTTAAAGCTCAAACTTAAACGCGCTCCCTCACCGATGGCCCAAGAAGCCCTCGCGGATCTCAGTCCTGCGGGACTCGGCCTCCTGAGATCGGCGCTGATGAAACCTACGCCGGAGTATCTCGCCCTGGCCGAGCAGGTGTTGGGATCACCACTTTAAGCAAAAAACTGAAATGTGAAACTTCCAGAGAAGACCAATGGTTCACTCCGACCAGTCGCTAGGCTCACCACAGCGCCGAAGAGCGTTCGTACCAGGACGCAATCACAGCCGTAGATTCAAGTTTCAGGTGATCAACTCAATCAATTCGGGCTAGTAAACGACCACTCAACCCATCCGGAAACATGGTTTGGTGCCCAGCCTGATCTACCGCTGGCACAAAAAGATTGAGATGCGTGAAGAAGACCTTTTCACTGACGGCGTGGCCACAGATCGCAAAGCCAAACTGCGCCTCGTTACTGCGGCTCGCTCGCCCTGGAAAACACCATCTTGAAAAATCGCTGGCGACGTACCGCTTGAATAAGGACATCAAATGATTTTGGATGCGCGACATGCGCATCCCACAGTATCGGTGCGCCGCCTGTGTAAATTGCATACGGCCAGTCGGTCGTGGTAACCCCGACAACACAACTACCGAGTCGTCAACCAGGATCAACGACTCGCTGCCGACATTGAGATCGTGCTGCTGAATTGGAACAACAATGCTCCAAGAAATCCTTCCCAAGACGTTCACTCACCTGACGAGGGTGGAGCACATTGCACACAGCAGTCGATCATGGGCCACCACTCCTACCGATTCTTTCTTCATCTGCACTCCCGGTGCACACCACAGTCAAAGACAGTAAAATCTATTTTCAACAAAGAATATCAAGACGCCTGGTGTTGCTGCGCCCGCCAATTCGTCCGGTTCACTACCGTCGCATTAGGGGCCGTGATATTCGCTTCGTCCTAGATCAAACGCAGGAGTCTCATCACTGCTTCCGGCGCATACCCGCGTCCCCCTGCACTCTCCGCCGCACGCCGGTCGCCATCAGTGAACCGGGCGTGAGCTTCAGTGCGGAAGTCGGCCCCTCCTGAGCGGCCAATCAAAGTCACTCGTTCCCCGCCTAACCCTGCCGGAAGGTGACGGCCTGCTCGCAGTTGTTCATTTTCGCCCACACCACGTTTGTGGTGCCCAGTTGGTGCGGTGTCACTGTCGCCTTTTTCCTCGCGACCTCCAATCCTTGCGCGACGTCCATTTCGGTCGCCTGCTCAATCTCAATGATGCCGTTTACACATGCTGGTTCGTTCTGCATACGCTCCCCAGGTTCGCCCGTCGCTCGGACGATGAGGGCCTCTAAATGTTTTGCGTGATCACCCTCTAGGTCCTGCCAAAATTAGTCGCCAGTGCGTCACAAGCAAATAAGTCGAAACGCTTGGTCTTGTGGTGTCTCGACTGCACAGGTGAGTGACCGGAAGCCCGGTCGGTTCGGGCGGTGAGCTTTCCCTGATGCGTCTGCTGATATGCCGTCACCGGATCAGACCCACGCTCTCTCAGGTCAACTTCCTGTTGGACGCCGCGCTCCGGGTTTCTCTCAGTCGCCATCAGAAACTGGGCATGGACAAAGATGGAGCGGCTCGGTCATCCTGATACATTTTTCGTTGTCCTCTCTGAGACTTCCAAAAGTCATCTCGTATTCCATTTTTTCCTCGTGCTCATCCCAGTCTCAGGTGTTTGCACTCTCCATGTACTGCCGGATGTGGTGTGTTGATGAAGTTCACCTTCAACTCAAGCAGATCGCATGCCTACGCCACCGACAGCCGCGCAGACGGATTGCAGTTTCCCCAGATGATCTTGCTGCTGAGTCCAGACCAGTTCTTGCAGTCGCCGCCCACCCTTGGCCAGCCGCGGCCGGCCGAGTCAGTTAACTGTTTGCTGTTCATTCAAAGTGCGCTTCAAAAATTTCACGCGACTCCGCAGTCCGCGCCGCTCTTTGGGCAGTGAGGATCTGTTGCTGTGTTCAGGTTGGGAGTGAGTGCAGGTCTACGCTGGCGCGCTTCCGCTCCAAACAAAAAAGGCAAGACGCTTTGACTTCTGGTTACCGCAACGATCCGCTCAGCGGGCGCACCTTCTTAAACTGCATCCGCCGCAACGGTCTCAGTGCTGGCCATGCGCTCCTGTCTTCCGCCTGGCATTTCGGGTGGTGAAGTTTGTTCTTATTTTTCAGATCAGCACGGCGAGGAAATCGGCCTGCCTTCCCCGCCTTCTGTCTTCCCGCATGGCCTTACTTCAAGTGTCGATTGTCAACTGCCGTTCCTCATCGTCTTGCTGAGCCTGTTGCGCCGCCGCCCCCTTTCTCATCAAGGATCAATTCGGGTGACTGTTCAAGCGGCCGTGGTCCTTCGCCGTCCACCTCAAGTGACTGTGTTTGTCTGAAGTGTTTTGCGGTTGGTCAAGCCCTTGCGGTCTGGTCATACCGCTTTGCTTGAACGACCACATTCAGCTGAGTTCTGTGCCCCGTGCCGGCGTCAGTGATGATCATGCCCCGCCCGGCTATTTGGGCGGTGAGATTCTCTTGGCAGTTGTGTTCTCAGCGCTACACAAAAAAGGTGGAGATGACCAGTCAGGTAAGTCCCCGCTCCGGCCTGCGAAGTCCAGCGACGCCAGGCGGCCTCTGCAAGTTTCCGCATTCGGGCGGCCCATTGCGTTGGTAAACCCTGCACCGCTTTCTCGACGCCGGCCACCCGCGCCGGGCAAACATCCACATCCGCATTTCACTACCAACGTCGCCCTTCAGTCCACGGCACACGCCCCTGGGGAACCATAACCTGCCAGTCTTCGCGCAGTCCAAGAGACACTTGGCGTGCGGCGTTGCCCGTCCCATTCCAGGTTGCCACCTCCACGTCCGGGCTGCCCGGCCTCAGCAGTTTTAGATGCCTGCCGTCCACGCTCATCCCCAGCGTGAAGTTCTCTTGGTCTCCCGGTATGCGCAACCGACCAGGAAGGCGTCATTGCAATGCGTGGCCAGCTTCACTTGAGTCACCATGCCGCTCTGCTTTCCTGCTTCCCCGCAGCAGTTAAGCGCTCTTCGAAGCGGTGCAGCAGCACGTGCACCAAAAGGCAGGCCCGTCTGTTCTCACAATTCACCTTACAGACTCAGGCGGAAGGAGGGGATGGGCGGCCGGTAGAAGGATCAGGGTACGGGGAGAAGATGTCTCTTGGAGAGGTGCACTTATGTGGTCGGTAATGCACAATCTGCGGGTAAACTCTGGCCATTTCCGTTTTTCGGTAACGCACGAACTGTCACCTGCTCCGTTTTGTCCTTTTCGGTAACGCACCAACTGTCACTTTGCCTTTTTCTCGGTAACGCACAAACTGTCACCGCTTTTTCGCTCATCAAATTGCTATAGAGAGGATCGTCTCTCTGTCTTTCTGGCATGTTGTCTCGTTTAAGGAACTCTTTTTTCGCGTGTTCGGGTCATGGGATTGATCAAACTTCGGATCCTAAAATGCAGATGTTTTCCGACGGATGGTGTGCTGCTTTCAGCGCTGATGTTCTGTCATATCGTTCACTTCCACCAGTTCGCCAGCAAGACACCGCGCTGCAACCGCGCGCCAATTTTCTGAGTCAGATTGCGTTGCCGAACACTGGTCGTAACTGCCCAGATGGTCTCCTCAAACCCTCGGTCACTGAAAGTATCGAGCTTGTTGCGGATCACGCTCGGGCTGTAGCTCCCTGCATCAAATTCGACAGCAATCCGCCTGCCGTTCCCAGGAACATACACGGCATCCGGATTGTCGTAACTCAGTGCTCCGCGCGCCTCGGCTTGCCACAACTCGCGGTTGCTGTCCGCGCCCAACATATACCGCACTTCGGCAGTACCGCAGCGGTGCGCGAGTGCTGTGTCATCTCCATTGGCAATCTGGCGTGTCCAGGTGAGGAACGTCGTGTTGATCTCGTTCGCCATGGACCGTTTCGCTGGGCGGATGATGGTGTCAACGTAACGAACGCCCTCAAGATCAACCACATCAAGACCGAAGTATTTTTTAAGTTGCGTGCCGCTCATGGCCGCGTCGCATTCCAGCGCCCGCCGCGCCTCACCGATCCGGTCA from Deinococcus psychrotolerans encodes:
- a CDS encoding replication initiator protein A, yielding MLDPPRTNTEPIRVNELDLTRAGIISVQKVMPSESASWQTEYVIGDVQHQVQGHAVYGRPYGSDADVLLAIQTLFFMAGCPEDNSISFTPSAVLKLMINAPSGREYTRIREALLRLSGVKWKLTRTRWDAKKNKLIGKTNVSGLLSSLELVDDVSGSDKAFGERTLNEQAVIQLTFTPDFAATIRDGLFQILDGELLSRLGQPSARSLYRVLQAHRIQTDDTLSHELSVSANDWLRACGMESDRFDNAKRTLDAAQTRLLDEGYLKNASFTGRGKAGTFQYTFASAPEPKLVDLLLARGVTRPVAETLSADHPDRVQPAIRSVDERLTSGWKPRSLPASLVDAVRNPAKWGYAVAPEKVRKGPAKTRPDSDPLPEPPDPREVILSSLKLKLKRAPSPMAQEALADLSPAGLGLLRSALMKPTPEYLALAEQVLGSPL